In a genomic window of Arachis duranensis cultivar V14167 unplaced genomic scaffold, aradu.V14167.gnm2.J7QH unplaced_Scaffold_608113, whole genome shotgun sequence:
- the LOC107462226 gene encoding N6-mAMP deaminase isoform X1 — MFECCFFFFLSDTRPWMSSVNGHWPVSSEPTRVYSYSYPTPNEALAVSVSVLRKKKRWSGGCQCQRELARALWDKGLIDFSQVEHVILKNDHMTVTRIANEVVEDFASEKVVYLELRTTPKKNDSQGMSKRSYVEAVLQGIRSVSSIDVALIPYTEDPRNLLESPATNDKCDGNSRKKIFVRLLLSADRRETTEATMETVKLALEMRHLGVVGIDLSGNPKVGEWYVNLSRTLA, encoded by the exons ATGTTTGagtgctgtttttttttttttttgtctgatACACGCCCTTGGATGAGTTCAGTGAATGGCCATTGGCCAGTCTCTTCTGAACCAACCAGAGTGTACTCTTACTCTTACCCAACACCCAACGAAGCACTTGCAGTTTCAGTTTCAGtgttgaggaagaagaaaagatggAGTGGTGGATGTCAATGCCAAAG AGAACTCGCTAGAGCTTTGTGGGACAAGGGTCTAATAGATTTTTCCCAAGTGGAGCATGTTATCCTTAAAA ATGATCACATGACTGTTACAAGAATTGCGAATGAA GTTGTTGAAGATTTTGCATCAGAAAAGGTTGTCTATCTCGAATTGAGAACCACCCCAAAG AAAAACGATTCCCAAGGAATGAGCAAACGTTCTTATGTTGAAGCTGTATTGCAAGGGATAAGATCTGTCAGCTCGATTGATGTGGCTTTAATTCCTTATACTGAGGATCCTAGAAATCTTTTAGAATCTCCAGCTACAAATGATAAATGTGATGGAAATAGTAGGAAGAAAATCTTTGTTAGGCTTCTCTTGAGTGCTGATCGTAGGGAGACAACAGAAGCAACTATGGAAACT GTCAAACTGGCACTGGAAATGAGGCATTTGGGGGTGGTTGGAATTGACCTATCTGGGAATCCAAAGGTTGGCGAATGGTATGTCAATCTATCAAGGACTCTAGCATAG
- the LOC107462226 gene encoding N6-mAMP deaminase isoform X2, which yields MEWWMSMPKVELYAHLNGSIRGSTLLELARALWDKGLIDFSQVEHVILKNDHMTVTRIANEVVEDFASEKVVYLELRTTPKKNDSQGMSKRSYVEAVLQGIRSVSSIDVALIPYTEDPRNLLESPATNDKCDGNSRKKIFVRLLLSADRRETTEATMETVKLALEMRHLGVVGIDLSGNPKVGEWYVNLSRTLA from the exons atggAGTGGTGGATGTCAATGCCAAAGGTGGAACTCTATGCTCACCTCAATGGATCCATCAGAGGCTCCACTCTCCT AGAACTCGCTAGAGCTTTGTGGGACAAGGGTCTAATAGATTTTTCCCAAGTGGAGCATGTTATCCTTAAAA ATGATCACATGACTGTTACAAGAATTGCGAATGAA GTTGTTGAAGATTTTGCATCAGAAAAGGTTGTCTATCTCGAATTGAGAACCACCCCAAAG AAAAACGATTCCCAAGGAATGAGCAAACGTTCTTATGTTGAAGCTGTATTGCAAGGGATAAGATCTGTCAGCTCGATTGATGTGGCTTTAATTCCTTATACTGAGGATCCTAGAAATCTTTTAGAATCTCCAGCTACAAATGATAAATGTGATGGAAATAGTAGGAAGAAAATCTTTGTTAGGCTTCTCTTGAGTGCTGATCGTAGGGAGACAACAGAAGCAACTATGGAAACT GTCAAACTGGCACTGGAAATGAGGCATTTGGGGGTGGTTGGAATTGACCTATCTGGGAATCCAAAGGTTGGCGAATGGTATGTCAATCTATCAAGGACTCTAGCATAG